In the Acidobacteriota bacterium genome, one interval contains:
- a CDS encoding GTP-binding protein, translated as MSKERFERTKPHVNIGTIGHVDHGKTTLTSAITMTLA; from the coding sequence ATGTCCAAGGAGAGATTTGAAAGGACGAAGCCGCACGTAAACATAGGGACGATCGGGCACGTTGATCACGGGAAGACGACATTGACGTCAGCGATCACGATGACGCTGGCGAA